In Helicobacter anatolicus, the sequence TTGCTTTGTAATACCACGGAAAGTAAGATCCCCATATATTTTTCCATTTTCAAATTTTGTCATTTTAAATTTTGCTTTTGGGAATTTTGCTACATCAAAAAAATCAGAAGCTTTAAGATGATTATCTCTTTTTTGATCTTTTGTGTCGATAGAAGCAATATCTAAAGTCCCTGCAAAAGAGTTAATAATTTTTGTTTTAGGATCAATATCAATTTTACCTTCAAAATTTGCAAAACTTCCTTTTACTTTTGTAAGTGATAAGTGCTTGATTTCAAAATCTACGCTAGAGTGTGACTTATCTATATTGTAAGGTTTTGCAAAACTAAGCGCAGCGCCAACCATGAAGAGATAGAATAACTTTTTCATATTTTTCCTTTCAAAAATAAAATATCGCGAATGTATTTTTTGTAGATATAAGAGCACTGTATGCCATTCTCCTGAGAGAATTAAATCACAAAAATAACGAAAAAGTATAACTTTTTAGATTAAAAAAATCAAACTGATTGCATAAAAAATAGGAGATATGGAGGCACTGAATTTTAAAAAATAGATAGCAAAAGGGTATAGCAAGGAATGCATTACCCTTTATATGCTTAAGCTAGTGGGTTTTTGTGGTTAATTGTTGGATTCTTTGCAAACTTATTTGCTTGCCCAAGATAAATATACCCTCAGCAATTCCTATTCCACCGGGTTTTCCAAAGAGTGCAAGGCGTAGATTTGGCATTAATGTGCCAGCTTTTATTTGCATTGTTTCACAAAATTCATGTAAAGATTCTTGTATTTGAATGAGAGAAGAAAATTCCCTTTCTTGCAAAAATATTATAAATTTTTCAAGGAGATCTTTAATTTCTGGGGTATATTTTTTGAGCATTTTTTCTTCATAATTTTGTGGATTTGTGAAGATTTCTGTACATTGGTTTTGAAATTCTATAAGTGTTTGGGAGCGATTTTTTAGCTCTTGAAATAAGACTTCTTTTTGTGCATTTTGTAAGGGAGGTAGAATATTTAATAAGGATTCTAATTTTTGTGTAGGAGTTTCTTTGAGATAATGTTGGTTGAGCCAGAGGAATTTTTCTTGATTAAAACAGCTTGGTGAGGTGTTGAGATCTTTAGCATCAAATTTTTCTAACATATCTTTGAGGCTAAAAATCTCATCATTTTGATAGCTCCATCCAAGTCTTACTAAAAAATTTAGTAATGCTTCAGGGAGATAGCCTAATTCTTTGTATTCCATAACACTCATTGCACCATGTCTTTTACTAAGTTTTGCACCATCGCTACCCAAAATCATAGGCACATGATAAAATTTTGGAATTTCAAAACCTAATGCTTGATATACAACAATTTGTTTAGGGGTATTGCTAAGATGATCATCTCCGCGAATAACATCTGTAATGCCCATTAATGCATCATCAATTGCTACTACAAAATTATAAGTTGGGGTGCCATCACTTCTTGCAATAATAAAATCATCTACCTCGCTTGCTTGAAATTGCATAAAGCCTTTTACGCCATCTTCAAAAGTGATTACACCACTTAGTGGGGCTTTGATTCTCACAACAGGTTGCACATTGCTAGGAGGGGTGCCTGTAAAGTCACGATAACGATTGTCATAGCGTGGGGTTTGTTTATTTCTTTCTTGCTCTTGTCTTAGTGCATCTAATTCTTCTTTGCTCATGTAGCAGTAATATGCCTTGCCCTCATTAATGAGTTTTTGGATATATTCTTGGTAAAGTTCTAGACGCTTTGATTGATAAATTACTTCTTTATCATATTGTAATCCTACCCAGTTAAATGCTTGCAAAATTGCTTTTGTCGCGGCTTCGGAATTTCTTGCTTGATCAGTGTCTTCAATACGCAGCCTAAATTCCCCGCCATGTGCTTTAGCATGGAGATAATTAAAAAGTGCGGTTCTCAGACCTCCTATGTGTAAATGTCCAGTAGGGGAAGGTGCAAATCTTGTAATGACTTTTTTCATGATTAACCTTTGTTGTAGATATAGGAATTTTTTTTTAATTTTACTACATTTAAATTGATTTTTTCCTTGGTTTAAAGAAAGCTGAGACATCAAGCAGGGAGCAAGAATGTTATTCAAGGATTTAGAGATTAATGAGATTTTGGCACTTAAAGAATTAGGCTCAAGTATCGTATTATTGGATATTTTACTTAAAAAGGCAAAGCCCATGGATAAGGACAAAAAGAAGTATTTTATTAGCTTGAGTGAGTTTTCTTTACTTTTGGATATCTGTGAGAAAACCCTTAAAAACTGGTTAGAGAACCTAGAAGGCTATGGATTTTTAAAACATTACAGAAAGTGTGGAAAAGTCATTGTTGAACTCCTTTCATTCAGAGAAACAAGGGAATGGAAGATTAAGACACAAGATAAAGAAAAAAGAAATACACAATCTCGTCTATACCGCAATGTGGCGTTGATTTTCAAAACCATTGCAATTGGGTTTAAAAATTACAAACTTCGATTAAAAAACAATGCAAATCTTCTAAGAAAAAATCTCTTAGAAGAGCAGGAATGGGATCTCTTATCACCCATAAAATACGATAAGAAATATAGGATACAAGAACTAAATAGTGCAATGCTAGAGTTTGGAGGTGATAATGAAATTGTTTCATTTAAATATGAAGACTTGACAGGAAGAAGGCTGCCAAAAACAACATGTAAATTCTATAGAGGAATTATTAAAAAAAGAGTTTCAGATTCAATTTTGAATTATTTTGAAATAAAAGAAAAACCAAATAAAGGATATTTTCATGCAAACTATTTTTAAAAGAATAATTATTTGTTTATTAGTGACTTTTAGTACATCTTATGCGGATTTTAAAAGTCTTGTAGATAACATCACAGGTTTTACTAAAACACCGGAATTTATAGGAATTATGGCTATTGTGATTGCGGCATTTGGAATTTATATTTTGAAAAATAGAGATAATCTCGCTCAAATTACTCCTAGCCTAATTATGGTAGTTATCGCATTCTCTGTAATTTTGGGTGCTTCCTCCTTAGCTGGTTGGATTGTAGGGTTCTTTTAATGTTTGTCATCAAAACAAATTCTACAAACTACAGAGACCTATCCAAAAAAAGAAAGTTTTTTGGATTGAGTTTTATGGCGTGGTTTGTAGCACTTTATGGAAATTGGGGCGTTTTTATCCTGATTCAATATAGTGTTTTGATGCTTCTAGTTATCACCCTTATTAGCATCATCACACTTTATATTGCCGAATTTTTTGATGAGGACTTTTTTGAAATTTTGATTGTAAAGACAATTGATTTATTTCCAAAAAGCAATCGCTCTATTTTTTACCCTTGAAAGGAAAATCATTGAATTTTTTAGAAAGTTTGCTTTATAAATTTGCTCCAAAAACCCTATCTATGGCGAATGAAAACAACATATTAGGGCTTTTTAATGAAGATTTTTTGATCACAAAAAAAGAGAATTTAGTTTGTGGCATTGAACTTAATGGAATGAGTTATTCTTTTGCAACAGATGAAATCATCAATGCTTCTTTTGCCGAAAAAATTGTTGCATTTAATTCAATTGGGGACTTAAATTTAAAAATCTTGATTAAAAGACGCAAACATTTCTTAAAGAATGAAGAATTGGAGAATTTAGGCTTTTATGCAAAAAATGTGGTGGATAAATGGAGAGATAACCAAGTCTATTATGAAAATCGCTATTTTTTGATTTTAGAGACTATAAGCTCCATAAAAGGGTCATTAGAAAAGAAAAAGAGGATTTTAACAGAATCAACGCTAAATAATGTAACCTACAACAATAAAGAAGTCGAATTAAAAAATGCAAGAGAAGCATTAATGCAAAATCTTGAAAGATTTCATCCAAGGGCATTGAAGGCTAATGAGGTGCTTTCTATTTTTGCAGAATATATCAATGGTTTTGCAATAAATTTTCCTTTGAGGGCAAAACAAAGCATTTTAACAGATAGCTATATTGCAAGTAGTGTAGAGTTTAATAAAGATTATTTTTTGCAAAAAAATCATGAACAAGAAATCTATAAAAGCATTATTGCTATTAAAAACTATGATACTGATGTAATTGAATCTCTCCCTATTTCAAACCTCCTGCACCAAAACCTTGAATTTGATTTGATTTATACTCTAAAAAATCTTAATAAAGATAAAGCAATCTTAAAGCTTACTAATGCTATTAAGAGTGCTCCAAGCATTGCTAGAGATGAGTTAAGTGAATTAAAAGGGATGGTTTCTGCAGAAAGAGTGGGAATTAATTATGTTTCTTTTAATATCTTACCTATTGCAAGAAGTAAAGAAGCCCTGCAAGAATCTACAAACTTCATCATTACAGATTTAAGAAGATTTGGCTTTGTAGGAGTAAAGGAGACTATTAATTTATTAGCAAGTTATTTATCATTTTTTCCAGAAAATGAGAAGTTTAATGTCAGAAAAAGAATTCAAACTGGTTTTAATTCCGCCTCCTTATTTCTCTTTGAAAAAGAGTTTACCGGCTTTTCATCAAATTCA encodes:
- a CDS encoding YceI family protein codes for the protein MKKLFYLFMVGAALSFAKPYNIDKSHSSVDFEIKHLSLTKVKGSFANFEGKIDIDPKTKIINSFAGTLDIASIDTKDQKRDNHLKASDFFDVAKFPKAKFKMTKFENGKIYGDLTFRGITKQVVWEAQINGPAINPMNKQEFIALEIEGKVNRKDFEIGLSFANVVLSDEVKFSIQLEVYAQ
- the gltX gene encoding glutamate--tRNA ligase; this translates as MKKVITRFAPSPTGHLHIGGLRTALFNYLHAKAHGGEFRLRIEDTDQARNSEAATKAILQAFNWVGLQYDKEVIYQSKRLELYQEYIQKLINEGKAYYCYMSKEELDALRQEQERNKQTPRYDNRYRDFTGTPPSNVQPVVRIKAPLSGVITFEDGVKGFMQFQASEVDDFIIARSDGTPTYNFVVAIDDALMGITDVIRGDDHLSNTPKQIVVYQALGFEIPKFYHVPMILGSDGAKLSKRHGAMSVMEYKELGYLPEALLNFLVRLGWSYQNDEIFSLKDMLEKFDAKDLNTSPSCFNQEKFLWLNQHYLKETPTQKLESLLNILPPLQNAQKEVLFQELKNRSQTLIEFQNQCTEIFTNPQNYEEKMLKKYTPEIKDLLEKFIIFLQEREFSSLIQIQESLHEFCETMQIKAGTLMPNLRLALFGKPGGIGIAEGIFILGKQISLQRIQQLTTKTH
- a CDS encoding TrbC/VirB2 family protein, whose translation is MQTIFKRIIICLLVTFSTSYADFKSLVDNITGFTKTPEFIGIMAIVIAAFGIYILKNRDNLAQITPSLIMVVIAFSVILGASSLAGWIVGFF
- a CDS encoding VirB4 family type IV secretion/conjugal transfer ATPase, whose product is MNFLESLLYKFAPKTLSMANENNILGLFNEDFLITKKENLVCGIELNGMSYSFATDEIINASFAEKIVAFNSIGDLNLKILIKRRKHFLKNEELENLGFYAKNVVDKWRDNQVYYENRYFLILETISSIKGSLEKKKRILTESTLNNVTYNNKEVELKNAREALMQNLERFHPRALKANEVLSIFAEYINGFAINFPLRAKQSILTDSYIASSVEFNKDYFLQKNHEQEIYKSIIAIKNYDTDVIESLPISNLLHQNLEFDLIYTLKNLNKDKAILKLTNAIKSAPSIARDELSELKGMVSAERVGINYVSFNILPIARSKEALQESTNFIITDLRRFGFVGVKETINLLASYLSFFPENEKFNVRKRIQTGFNSASLFLFEKEFTGFSSNSWGHSPITTFYTQSGQNYFFNFHTKKRDRENNKSLGHTMIIGASGSGKTTLITFLIMNCLKYDIDILSLDRLNGMGIFTNFFDGEYNSPDENNNFSINPFSLPMSEENAQFLESFIQMMCDVEEGIKDDLQVISYINQAVKRAYSIFAKQNIPFSLKEFISVIENDSNSVIKMQLEKYLKNPLFNSKEDTLNFDKKLNAINMDFIINSSKNASLIAYYLFHKMIYRAKESGRGFLMFIDEFKSYTENEIFNDRVMLALTQARKLNGVMVLALQTIDQLLEVKNSKEYMKNIGHLMIYPQNHINFERIEKEYEINFTEIERNFLINTPIHERKILIKNLLDKTSVIVDVNMSRLDKYINIFNSDSDKVRKMNELKNKFGSRWKEGFLNG